The genomic stretch GGCACACATGGCCGACCATGAGCTGGGTGCTGCCGCCTATGCTATCAAAGCGGTGCGTTTGGCAACAGAAGCCGGAGCCGGGCCCGACCCGCGCTGTGTCGATCAAACGGAGGCAGGCAGGCGTGAGTGCCAATGGCAACGCGAACGTCTCCCAGAGGCTATCCGTGAACTCGTCCTCTCGGACCAGGAGCGGCGCAACAGCAAGTTCTGGTCGGTCTTTGTCTAGGCGGGGCTGGTGGGGGCCCCGACGGCCGGTGCCATGGAGCAGGACGCTTCAGGTGTCGTCATCGGGGGCGGTGCGGTGAGCGACGAGCGGACATGGGCATTACTCCGAAGCGAGCTTCGATAGCGCGGCGTTGTAGTCAATCGAGTTGTCGGTGATCTCGCGGCGGGCTTGGCTCGGTTCGCCAAGCACAACCCCGATTAGTGTGTCGTAGGTCTCGACTCGGACCAGCGGTCNNNNNNNNNNCCGATGTGAGTGAGGAGTGAGGGTAGTGAGTGCCTCAGGAAAAGGTCCAGCTTATTGCGTGCGGACTGAACGAACGGTGATCCGGTGTTGGAACCCAAGCGACGCCGTTCTTCTCAAGGAGGCCATCGATTCGAGCCTCGATCATCTGCGGCCGTGGATGCCATGGGCTGAGCAGGAGCCTACCGAGGTAGAGGCCAAGGTTGAGCTACTCCGAAGCTTCAGGGGAAGGTTCGACCTAGGCCAGGACTTCACATACGGGATCCTTGACCCTGACGAGAAAAGAGTGCTCGGGGGAACCGGTCTGCATACGAGAATCGGGCAAGGGGCTCTGGAGATAGGCTACTGGATACGTGCTGACTGCATTAACCGCGGATTGGCAACCGAGGTTGCAGCCGCGCTCACGCGCGTGGCGTTTGAGGTGAACCAGGTCAACCGGGTGGAGATCCACTGCGATCCATCGAACGTCCGAAGCGCTGCGGTGCCAAGGAAGTTAGGCTTTACCCACGAAGCCACTCTCCGGCAACGCGTGCCAGGATGCGGTGGCGAGCTTAGAGACGAGATGATCTGGACTCTGCTCAGAAGCGAGTACCCTGAGAGCCCAGCAGCACGGTGCAGCATCGAGGCGTACGATGCGATTGGTGCGAGAATCATATAGCGTTTCGGTACGTGATTCACAGTGTTGGATCGGTCTGGGGGCAGTCGTGGGGAAGGGATGCTGAGCTGTTGGCAGATTCTCAGCTTCTTATCGAAACGCACTTGCGCCGGCGGTTGTCCGCCAACAGGCAGGGACCGTGCGGGGGGGGGGGAGTTGGCGGGTTCATGGCAACGATATTCCATATCACGACTGAACGCGAGTGGGAGCAAGCCGTGCAGCGTGGCAGGTACGAGGCTCAATCCCTGGCGACCGTGGGCTTTATCCATTGCTCGGACGGGGACCAGGTGATTCGAGTTGCCAATAGCATCTTCCGGGGCACGCATGGGCTCGTGCTTCTTCACGTCTCTGTGGAGAAACTGTCCTCGCCCGTGGTCTATGAGAACCTTGAGGGTGGCGCGGAGCTGTTCCCGCACG from Bacillota bacterium encodes the following:
- a CDS encoding GNAT family N-acetyltransferase, with product MSASGKGPAYCVRTERTVIRCWNPSDAVLLKEAIDSSLDHLRPWMPWAEQEPTEVEAKVELLRSFRGRFDLGQDFTYGILDPDEKRVLGGTGLHTRIGQGALEIGYWIRADCINRGLATEVAAALTRVAFEVNQVNRVEIHCDPSNVRSAAVPRKLGFTHEATLRQRVPGCGGELRDEMIWTLLRSEYPESPAARCSIEAYDAIGARII
- a CDS encoding DUF952 domain-containing protein translates to MATIFHITTEREWEQAVQRGRYEAQSLATVGFIHCSDGDQVIRVANSIFRGTHGLVLLHVSVEKLSSPVVYENLEGGAELFPHVYGPIDLGAVRAVSVFEPAEDGTFDHHYADTRIEPP